From a region of the Vallicoccus soli genome:
- a CDS encoding histidine phosphatase family protein: MTSPGYARGVTPSPAPRLGWPARLWLVRHGESEGNLADRRAHEEGLGTVDVADRDPDVALTALGERQARALGERLAALGGDGPQVVVSSPYVRARRTAELAVAAAGLDVPVLLDERLRERDLGVLDGLTGRGIRERLPDEAERRARLGKLYYRPPGGESWVDVALRVRAVLTDLRREHADRRLLVTTHQAVVMVFRYVLEGLTEDEVLAVDRRVQVANTAVTAYEGDGDRVRLLAFNDADHLGDVGEDVTAEPGTEARAHAGA, from the coding sequence GTGACGAGCCCGGGGTACGCCCGCGGGGTGACCCCCTCCCCCGCGCCCCGGTTGGGCTGGCCCGCGCGCCTCTGGCTGGTGCGCCACGGCGAGAGCGAGGGCAACCTCGCGGACCGGCGCGCGCACGAGGAGGGGCTCGGGACGGTCGACGTGGCCGACCGCGACCCGGACGTGGCGCTCACCGCGCTGGGCGAGCGGCAGGCCCGCGCGCTCGGCGAGCGCCTGGCCGCCCTCGGCGGCGACGGCCCGCAGGTGGTGGTCAGCTCGCCGTACGTGCGCGCCCGGCGCACCGCCGAGCTCGCCGTCGCGGCCGCCGGGCTCGACGTGCCGGTGCTGCTCGACGAGCGGCTGCGCGAGCGCGACCTGGGCGTGCTCGACGGCCTGACGGGCCGAGGCATCCGCGAGCGGCTCCCCGACGAGGCCGAGCGCCGCGCGCGCCTGGGCAAGCTCTACTACCGCCCGCCCGGCGGGGAGAGCTGGGTGGACGTCGCGCTGCGGGTGCGCGCCGTCCTCACCGACCTGCGGCGCGAGCACGCCGACCGCCGCCTCCTCGTCACGACGCACCAGGCGGTCGTCATGGTGTTCCGGTACGTCCTCGAGGGGCTCACCGAGGACGAGGTCCTCGCCGTCGACCGGCGGGTGCAGGTGGCCAACACGGCCGTGACGGCGTACGAGGGGGACGGCGACCGGGTGCGGCTGCTCGCCTTCAACGACGCCGACCACCTCGGCGACGTCGGCGAGGACGTCACGGCGGAGCCGGGCACCGAGGCGAGGGCGCACGCCGGTGCCTGA
- a CDS encoding lytic transglycosylase domain-containing protein, translated as MGLLLAAVTVVLHLTGALDGLEQRYRPSSPRTTPYADLFRAAAERYPAVSAAQLAAHARAESGFDPDAVSPAGAQGLMQIVPGTFGDFGRDADGDGEADPFDPADSVETAAAYLTWIGEQLDLPVSDERVIAAYNAGPGAVQEAGGVPDFEETRTYVERVTGWVPGYGWLDRPA; from the coding sequence GTGGGCCTGCTCCTCGCCGCGGTGACCGTCGTGCTGCACCTCACCGGTGCGCTGGACGGGCTCGAGCAGCGCTACCGCCCGTCCTCGCCGCGCACGACGCCGTACGCCGACCTCTTCCGCGCCGCCGCCGAGCGCTACCCCGCGGTCAGCGCGGCGCAGCTGGCCGCCCACGCCCGCGCGGAGTCCGGCTTCGACCCCGACGCGGTGAGCCCGGCCGGCGCGCAGGGCCTCATGCAGATCGTCCCGGGGACGTTCGGCGACTTCGGGCGCGACGCCGACGGCGACGGCGAGGCCGACCCGTTCGACCCGGCCGACTCGGTGGAGACGGCGGCGGCGTACCTCACCTGGATCGGCGAGCAGCTCGACCTGCCGGTCAGCGACGAGCGGGTCATCGCGGCGTACAACGCCGGGCCCGGCGCGGTGCAGGAGGCCGGCGGGGTGCCCGACTTCGAGGAGACCCGCACGTACGTCGAGCGCGTCACCGGCTGGGTGCCCGGCTACGGCTGGCTCGACCGGCCGGCCTGA
- a CDS encoding citrate synthase, protein MPDFELKHPGGVLPMPEVPATEGPSGLEAGKLLKETGHVTLDVGFVNTAACSSAITYIDGDAGVLRYRGYPIDELAEHASFLETSYLLIYGELPTQDELAAFDERIRRHTLLHEDLTGFFSGFPRDAHPMAVLSSAVSALSTFYQDSLDPFDPEQVEISTVRLLAKVPTIAAYAYKKSIGQPFLYPDNRLDLTENFLRLTFGVPPEPYEPDPAMVRALDMLFVLHADHEQNCSTSTVRLVGSSNANMFASVSAGINALFGPLHGGANEAVLQMLGRIQAEGGDVDAFVRRVKDKEPGVKLMGFGHRVYKNYDPRAAIVKRTADEVLGKLGAQDQLLDIAMRLEEVALADDYFVSRKLYPNVDFYTGLIYKAMGFPPKMFTVLFALGRLPGWIAQWREMINDPATKIGRPRQVYVGETERHVTAIGER, encoded by the coding sequence ATGCCCGACTTCGAGCTCAAGCACCCCGGCGGGGTGCTGCCGATGCCGGAGGTCCCGGCGACCGAGGGGCCCTCGGGCCTCGAGGCCGGGAAGCTGCTGAAGGAGACCGGGCACGTCACGCTCGACGTCGGCTTCGTCAACACCGCGGCCTGCTCCTCGGCGATCACGTACATCGACGGCGACGCGGGCGTCCTGCGCTACCGCGGCTACCCGATCGACGAGCTCGCCGAGCACGCCTCGTTCCTCGAGACCAGCTACCTGCTCATCTACGGCGAGCTGCCGACGCAGGACGAGCTCGCCGCGTTCGACGAGCGGATCCGCCGGCACACGCTGCTGCACGAGGACCTCACCGGCTTCTTCAGCGGCTTCCCCCGCGACGCGCACCCCATGGCGGTGCTCTCCTCGGCGGTCAGCGCGCTGTCGACCTTCTACCAGGACTCGCTCGACCCGTTCGACCCCGAGCAGGTCGAGATCTCCACGGTCCGGCTCCTGGCCAAGGTGCCGACCATCGCGGCGTACGCGTACAAGAAGTCCATCGGTCAGCCGTTCCTCTACCCGGACAACCGGCTCGACCTCACCGAGAACTTCCTGCGGCTCACCTTCGGCGTGCCGCCGGAGCCGTACGAGCCCGACCCCGCCATGGTGCGCGCGCTCGACATGCTCTTCGTCCTGCACGCGGACCACGAGCAGAACTGCTCCACCTCCACCGTGCGCCTCGTCGGCTCGTCGAACGCGAACATGTTCGCGTCGGTCTCCGCCGGCATCAACGCGCTCTTCGGCCCGCTGCACGGCGGCGCCAACGAGGCCGTGCTGCAGATGCTCGGGCGCATCCAGGCCGAGGGCGGCGACGTCGACGCGTTCGTGCGCCGGGTCAAGGACAAGGAGCCCGGCGTCAAGCTCATGGGCTTCGGGCACCGCGTCTACAAGAACTACGACCCGCGCGCGGCCATCGTGAAGCGCACGGCGGACGAGGTCCTCGGCAAGCTCGGCGCGCAGGACCAGCTGCTCGACATCGCGATGCGCCTCGAGGAGGTCGCCCTCGCGGACGACTACTTCGTCTCGCGCAAGCTCTACCCGAACGTCGACTTCTACACGGGCCTCATCTACAAGGCGATGGGCTTCCCGCCGAAGATGTTCACCGTGCTCTTCGCCCTCGGCCGGCTCCCCGGCTGGATCGCCCAGTGGCGAGAGATGATCAACGACCCGGCGACGAAGATCGGCCGCCCGCGCCAGGTGTACGTCGGCGAGACCGAGCGGCACGTGACGGCGATCGGCGAGCGCTGA
- a CDS encoding zinc-dependent alcohol dehydrogenase, whose amino-acid sequence MKALTWQGKRDVRVEEVPDPRIQEPTDAVIRVTSTAICGSDLHLYEVLAPYLTPGDVLGHEPMGVVEEVGSEVTHIEPGDRVVVPFNISCGRCWMCDRQLFAQCETTQNRATGKGASLLGYTSLYGAVPGGQAEYLRVPQAHFGPIKVPDAHSDQRWLYLSDVLPTAWQAVQYAHVDLDGTLAIMGLGPVGQMAGRIARHLGVERVIGVEPEAYRRALAQRHGIEVLDPADVDDTAAALIEMTGGRGPDAVVEAVGMEAHGSPRGKLAQAAVGLLPDRIADPLTDRFAIDRLDALHTAIKACRRGGTVSVSGVYGGEMDPMPMMEMFDRGLQLRMGQAHVHRWTDAILPLLLDDTDPLGTEDFATHLMPLAEAPHGYEIFQEKRDDCFKVVLQP is encoded by the coding sequence ATGAAGGCGCTCACCTGGCAGGGCAAGCGGGACGTGCGGGTCGAGGAGGTGCCCGACCCCCGCATCCAGGAGCCGACCGACGCGGTCATCCGGGTCACGAGCACGGCGATCTGCGGCTCCGACCTGCACCTGTACGAGGTCCTCGCGCCGTACCTCACGCCCGGGGACGTCCTCGGCCACGAGCCGATGGGCGTCGTGGAGGAGGTGGGGTCCGAGGTCACGCACATCGAGCCGGGCGACCGGGTCGTCGTGCCGTTCAACATCTCCTGCGGGCGCTGCTGGATGTGCGACCGCCAGCTCTTCGCGCAGTGCGAGACGACGCAGAACCGCGCGACCGGCAAGGGCGCCTCGCTGCTGGGCTACACCTCGCTCTACGGCGCGGTCCCCGGCGGGCAGGCGGAGTACCTGCGGGTGCCGCAGGCGCACTTCGGCCCGATCAAGGTGCCGGACGCGCACAGCGACCAGCGCTGGCTCTACCTCTCCGACGTGCTGCCGACGGCTTGGCAGGCGGTGCAGTACGCCCACGTCGACCTCGACGGCACCCTGGCGATCATGGGCCTGGGCCCGGTCGGGCAGATGGCCGGGCGCATCGCCCGCCACCTCGGCGTGGAGCGGGTCATCGGCGTGGAGCCCGAGGCGTACCGCCGGGCCCTCGCGCAGCGGCACGGCATCGAGGTGCTCGACCCGGCCGACGTCGACGACACCGCGGCCGCCCTCATCGAGATGACCGGCGGGCGCGGCCCCGACGCGGTCGTCGAGGCGGTGGGCATGGAGGCCCACGGGTCGCCCCGCGGCAAGCTCGCGCAGGCGGCCGTCGGCCTGCTGCCGGACAGGATCGCCGACCCGCTGACGGACCGGTTCGCCATCGACCGGCTCGACGCCCTGCACACCGCCATCAAGGCCTGCCGGCGCGGCGGCACGGTGTCGGTGAGCGGTGTGTACGGCGGCGAGATGGACCCGATGCCGATGATGGAGATGTTCGACCGGGGCCTGCAGCTGCGCATGGGCCAGGCGCACGTGCACCGCTGGACCGACGCCATCCTGCCGCTGCTGCTCGACGACACCGATCCGCTGGGCACCGAGGACTTCGCCACGCACCTCATGCCGCTGGCCGAGGCGCCGCACGGCTACGAGATCTTCCAGGAGAAGCGGGACGACTGCTTCAAGGTCGTCCTGCAGCCGTGA
- a CDS encoding DUF2945 domain-containing protein has product MSEPKKGDHVSWKSHGGTAEGVVEEKITEDTEAGGRQVRASEDDPQFLVKSEKSGGEAVHKPSALKQE; this is encoded by the coding sequence ATGAGCGAGCCGAAGAAGGGCGACCACGTCTCCTGGAAGAGCCACGGCGGCACCGCCGAGGGCGTCGTCGAGGAGAAGATCACCGAGGACACGGAGGCCGGGGGCCGCCAGGTCCGCGCGTCCGAGGACGACCCCCAGTTCCTCGTGAAGAGCGAGAAGAGCGGCGGGGAGGCGGTCCACAAGCCCTCGGCGCTGAAGCAGGAGTAG
- a CDS encoding GNAT family N-acetyltransferase has translation MPPAPSPSVVRDLRPADLPWTAATHVRLLPHGLFPRLGGAFVRRWHLGHRTSPYGVALVAERDGRPVGFLVGAVDQRRHVAWTLEHERLALALRGVLGLALHPAVLAVFVRTRLVRYARRLLPLPAAPASGGGASRPATPASAPAGPAGEPAPVAVVAAVVVDPTARGTGAGRLLVEEFLARSAAAGTARAELVTLAGAGGASDFYAALGWQALEEHPNRDGELVRRFVASTRGGAPGTGTHLDLDRPAGERAGDRSAAGRQGAEGGGTWLEPTA, from the coding sequence GTGCCCCCAGCGCCGAGCCCGTCCGTCGTGCGCGACCTGCGCCCGGCGGACCTGCCCTGGACCGCGGCCACGCACGTGCGGCTCCTGCCGCACGGGCTGTTCCCGCGCCTCGGCGGCGCCTTCGTGCGCCGCTGGCACCTGGGCCACCGCACGAGCCCGTACGGCGTCGCCCTCGTCGCCGAGCGCGACGGGCGGCCCGTCGGGTTCCTCGTCGGCGCGGTCGACCAGCGCCGGCACGTGGCCTGGACGCTCGAGCACGAGCGGCTCGCGCTCGCCCTGCGCGGCGTCCTGGGCCTCGCCCTGCACCCGGCCGTCCTCGCCGTCTTCGTCCGCACGCGCCTCGTCCGGTACGCCCGCCGCCTGCTCCCGCTGCCCGCGGCCCCGGCGTCGGGCGGGGGCGCGTCCCGCCCCGCCACCCCGGCGAGCGCGCCGGCGGGGCCGGCGGGCGAGCCCGCGCCGGTGGCGGTCGTCGCGGCTGTCGTCGTCGACCCCACGGCCCGCGGGACGGGTGCCGGGCGGCTCCTCGTCGAGGAGTTCCTGGCCCGCTCCGCCGCGGCGGGGACCGCGCGCGCCGAGCTCGTGACGCTGGCCGGTGCCGGGGGCGCGTCGGACTTCTACGCGGCCCTGGGCTGGCAGGCGCTGGAGGAGCACCCGAACCGCGACGGCGAGCTGGTCCGCCGCTTCGTCGCGAGCACCCGCGGCGGTGCGCCGGGGACGGGGACGCACCTCGACCTGGACCGGCCCGCCGGCGAGCGCGCCGGGGACCGGTCCGCGGCCGGTCGGCAGGGGGCGGAGGGGGGCGGCACGTGGCTCGAGCCGACGGCCTGA
- a CDS encoding SDR family NAD(P)-dependent oxidoreductase, translated as MSALPEHPVVVVTGASSGIGRASALAFAAQGATLVLAARGGSALRAAAAECRAAGARHVEPVVTDVSDRDAVDGLVDGARRRWGRVDVCVHAAAVMAYGRVDEVPPEVFDRVVTTNLLGTANVARACLAQFRRQRSGTLVVVGSLLGRVTTPRMGAYVTSKWGVRGLARILSQEVRDLGDVHVCIVEPAGTDTPIYRQAANYTGRYGRPPVPVDSPERVARSVLRAARHPRRHSRLLGPTSPFIVAGFTLLPGVYDALVGPLVAVGALARERVAPHDGTVFAPRPEGDATHGLWGRHWLRAVAAAGAAGAAGAGAALVRRR; from the coding sequence GTGAGCGCGCTGCCGGAGCACCCGGTCGTCGTCGTCACCGGCGCCTCGAGCGGCATCGGGCGGGCCAGCGCGCTCGCCTTCGCCGCGCAGGGCGCCACCCTCGTGCTCGCCGCCCGCGGCGGCTCGGCGCTGCGCGCGGCGGCCGCGGAGTGCCGCGCCGCCGGGGCCCGGCACGTCGAGCCGGTCGTCACCGACGTGTCCGACCGCGACGCCGTCGACGGGCTCGTCGACGGCGCGCGGCGGCGCTGGGGCCGCGTCGACGTGTGCGTGCACGCCGCCGCCGTCATGGCGTACGGGCGCGTCGACGAGGTGCCGCCGGAGGTCTTCGACCGGGTCGTGACGACCAACCTGCTCGGCACCGCGAACGTCGCGCGGGCCTGCCTCGCCCAGTTCCGCCGCCAGCGCAGCGGCACCCTCGTCGTCGTCGGCTCGCTGCTGGGCCGGGTCACCACGCCGCGCATGGGGGCGTACGTCACGAGCAAGTGGGGCGTGCGCGGGCTCGCGCGCATCCTGTCCCAGGAGGTGCGCGACCTCGGCGACGTGCACGTGTGCATCGTCGAGCCCGCGGGCACCGACACCCCGATCTACCGGCAGGCCGCCAACTACACCGGCCGGTACGGCCGCCCCCCGGTGCCGGTCGACTCCCCCGAGCGCGTCGCCCGCTCGGTGCTGCGCGCCGCGCGGCACCCCCGCCGGCACTCACGCCTGCTCGGCCCGACGAGCCCGTTCATCGTCGCGGGCTTCACCCTGCTGCCCGGGGTGTACGACGCCCTCGTCGGCCCGCTCGTCGCGGTCGGCGCGCTCGCCCGCGAGCGGGTCGCCCCGCACGACGGCACCGTCTTCGCCCCGCGCCCCGAGGGCGACGCCACGCACGGGCTCTGGGGCCGGCACTGGCTGCGCGCCGTCGCCGCTGCCGGGGCCGCCGGGGCCGCGGGGGCCGGCGCGGCGCTCGTACGCCGCCGCTGA
- a CDS encoding NAD(P)H-hydrate dehydratase — MPEPSPSPVVVTPGLLRERWPLPEPGSDKESRGRTLVIGGSTSTPGAVLLAAEAALRAGAGKLQVATTASTAVALGVALPEAMVLGLPEAGDGGLDPAGADRVGELVEQASAVLVGPGATGPDATRELVVALLPRVRGALVLDALGLVAVTADPDCLAELSGRVVLTPNVRELALTLQRGEDEVGEDPLGAALELARRSGAVVATGGGTSYTARPDGACWQDDTGGGGLGVSGSGDVMAGIVTGLAARGADPAQAAVWAQHVHGRCGDRLAAAVGHLGFLARELPPEVPRVLAELGG, encoded by the coding sequence GTGCCTGAGCCGTCGCCCTCCCCCGTCGTCGTCACCCCCGGCCTGCTGCGCGAGCGGTGGCCCCTGCCCGAGCCCGGCTCGGACAAGGAGTCCCGCGGGCGCACCCTCGTCATCGGCGGCAGCACCTCCACGCCGGGGGCCGTGCTGCTGGCCGCCGAGGCGGCGCTGCGCGCCGGCGCGGGCAAGCTCCAGGTCGCGACCACGGCGTCCACCGCCGTCGCGCTCGGCGTCGCCCTGCCCGAGGCGATGGTCCTGGGCCTGCCCGAGGCGGGCGACGGCGGTCTGGACCCGGCCGGCGCGGACCGGGTGGGCGAGCTCGTCGAGCAGGCCTCGGCCGTGCTCGTCGGGCCGGGGGCGACCGGCCCGGACGCCACCCGCGAGCTCGTGGTCGCGCTGCTGCCGCGGGTGCGCGGCGCCCTCGTCCTGGACGCGCTCGGGCTCGTCGCCGTGACGGCCGACCCGGACTGCCTCGCCGAGCTGTCCGGGCGGGTGGTGCTGACGCCCAACGTGCGCGAGCTCGCCCTGACCCTGCAGCGCGGGGAGGACGAGGTCGGCGAGGACCCGCTGGGCGCGGCGCTGGAGCTGGCGCGGCGCTCCGGCGCGGTGGTGGCGACCGGCGGCGGGACGTCGTACACGGCGCGCCCCGACGGCGCCTGCTGGCAGGACGACACCGGCGGCGGCGGGCTCGGCGTCTCCGGCTCCGGCGACGTCATGGCCGGGATCGTCACCGGGCTGGCGGCCCGCGGCGCGGACCCCGCGCAGGCCGCGGTGTGGGCGCAGCACGTGCACGGGCGCTGCGGCGACCGGCTCGCCGCCGCGGTCGGGCACCTCGGCTTCCTCGCCCGGGAGCTGCCGCCCGAGGTGCCGCGGGTCCTCGCCGAGCTCGGGGGGTGA
- a CDS encoding Rv2578c family radical SAM protein, translating to MRWDALQLHDPAEAGAADGGAGSGAPGPAAPEPLPLLPRGAVARTFDTPQFRGMTFYEVQARSVLNRVPEASAVPFRWTVNPYRGCSHACVYCFARGTHAYLELGTGLDFDRKVVVKTNAAEVLRRELARPRWAREHVAMGTNVDCYQRAEGRYRLMPGILRALTDARTPFSVLTKGTLVLRDLPLLQEAAQVVPVATNVSVGFLDEDLWRLLEPGTPSPRRRLEVCARLNDAGVPCGVLMAPVVPGLSDSPAEVERTVRAIADAGATHVTPLLLHLRPGAREWFLAWLDAHHPRLRPLYDRLYGRGAYAPRAYQDEVRARVLAAAERCGLGGAGPRRSRRLGYGVAALPDDAAGRTGADAGRPPAPAAAAPPAYAQDALL from the coding sequence ATGCGCTGGGACGCCCTGCAGCTCCACGACCCCGCCGAGGCCGGTGCCGCCGACGGCGGAGCGGGCTCCGGCGCGCCCGGCCCCGCCGCGCCGGAGCCGCTGCCGCTGCTCCCCCGCGGGGCCGTCGCGCGGACCTTCGACACCCCGCAGTTCCGCGGCATGACGTTCTACGAGGTGCAGGCGCGCTCGGTCCTCAACCGGGTGCCCGAGGCCTCCGCGGTGCCGTTCCGCTGGACCGTCAACCCCTACCGGGGCTGCTCGCACGCCTGCGTCTACTGCTTCGCGCGCGGCACGCACGCGTACCTCGAGCTCGGCACCGGCCTCGACTTCGACCGCAAGGTCGTGGTGAAGACCAACGCCGCGGAGGTCCTGCGGCGCGAGCTGGCCCGCCCGCGGTGGGCCCGCGAGCACGTCGCCATGGGCACCAACGTGGACTGCTACCAGCGCGCGGAGGGCCGCTACCGGCTCATGCCGGGGATCCTGCGCGCGCTCACCGACGCCCGCACCCCGTTCTCGGTGCTGACCAAGGGCACGCTGGTGCTGCGCGACCTGCCGCTGCTGCAGGAGGCGGCGCAGGTCGTGCCGGTCGCCACGAACGTCTCGGTGGGCTTCCTCGACGAGGACCTCTGGCGCCTGCTCGAGCCGGGGACGCCCAGCCCGCGCCGCCGCCTCGAGGTGTGCGCCCGCCTCAACGACGCCGGCGTCCCCTGCGGCGTGCTCATGGCCCCCGTCGTGCCGGGACTGAGCGACTCCCCCGCCGAGGTCGAGCGCACGGTGCGCGCGATCGCCGACGCCGGCGCGACCCACGTGACGCCGCTGCTGCTGCACCTGCGCCCCGGTGCCCGCGAGTGGTTCCTCGCCTGGCTCGACGCGCACCACCCCCGGCTGCGCCCCCTCTACGACCGGCTCTACGGCCGCGGGGCGTACGCGCCCCGGGCGTACCAGGACGAGGTCCGCGCCCGCGTGCTCGCCGCGGCCGAGCGGTGCGGGCTGGGTGGGGCAGGGCCCCGGCGCTCCCGGCGCCTCGGCTACGGCGTGGCGGCGCTGCCGGACGACGCTGCCGGTCGCACCGGCGCGGACGCCGGGAGGCCCCCGGCGCCCGCTGCGGCCGCCCCGCCGGCGTACGCGCAGGACGCCCTGCTCTGA
- a CDS encoding amidohydrolase codes for MCETDHIEARGLSRRDLLGLLGGAGAALAAGPALLADPAAAAASDLALDPRSAPSSSGDYEAPAGLALDSKAKDAALSFLDRQSGRILGLNDRIWEYAEPSMKEWNSALAEATYLESQGFKITWGTAGMPTAFVATFSQGTGSPVIGFSGEYDALPGVSQEKGNPEHNPLVYDDDPYAPTYGYGHGCGHNSLGAAAAGAAAAVAAAMRRQRLDGTLKFFGSAGEEQLVGKSVAVRAGAYDGLDAFVDWHPGSSNSTSWGSSNAMYSTTFHFHGTDGHGGSPLGARSTQDAVEAMAMLTEYLRESSMAPSARMHHAVRATGVQPNVYPTLSSIWFYAREASPERAKVLMDKITRCAEAAALATGTRMETKLQGAVWNKLGNKRGTELMHANMVQIGAPSFSAADQRFGRALQRANGAPEDGFPEEIADLRPPSPVFTGGGSTDVADISWQVPTIQMGTAHEPPGTFNHSWHRTACGAASPGHVATMAAARYLAGTVVDLLTQPAVVREMREEFEQRRSQVEWRSLLPSDYRIPLYQPPAWFLERTGQAWPPTAEGVEWPPRRLVQTVPRDDLGPSVPPENQPVPQLE; via the coding sequence GTGTGCGAGACCGACCACATCGAGGCGAGGGGCCTGAGCCGGCGCGACCTGCTCGGCCTCCTGGGCGGGGCGGGGGCGGCGCTGGCCGCCGGGCCCGCGCTGCTCGCCGACCCGGCCGCGGCCGCGGCGAGCGACCTGGCGCTGGACCCGCGCAGCGCGCCGTCGTCCAGCGGGGACTACGAGGCGCCGGCGGGCCTGGCCCTGGACTCCAAGGCCAAGGACGCGGCGCTGTCGTTCCTCGACCGGCAGAGCGGGCGCATCCTGGGGCTCAACGACCGCATCTGGGAGTACGCCGAGCCGTCGATGAAGGAGTGGAACTCCGCGCTCGCCGAGGCGACGTACCTGGAGTCGCAGGGCTTCAAGATCACGTGGGGCACGGCCGGGATGCCTACCGCCTTCGTGGCGACCTTCAGCCAGGGCACCGGCTCCCCCGTCATCGGGTTCAGCGGCGAGTACGACGCCCTGCCGGGGGTCTCGCAGGAGAAGGGCAACCCCGAGCACAACCCGCTGGTCTACGACGACGACCCGTACGCCCCCACGTACGGCTACGGCCACGGCTGCGGGCACAACTCGCTCGGCGCGGCGGCGGCCGGTGCCGCCGCCGCGGTGGCGGCCGCGATGCGCCGCCAGCGCCTCGACGGCACCCTGAAGTTCTTCGGCTCGGCCGGCGAGGAGCAGCTCGTCGGCAAGTCGGTGGCGGTCCGGGCGGGGGCGTACGACGGCCTGGACGCGTTCGTCGACTGGCACCCGGGCAGCAGCAACAGCACGAGCTGGGGCTCGAGCAACGCGATGTACAGCACGACGTTCCACTTCCACGGCACCGACGGGCACGGCGGGTCGCCCCTCGGCGCGCGCTCCACCCAGGACGCGGTCGAGGCGATGGCGATGCTCACCGAGTACCTGCGGGAGAGCTCGATGGCGCCGTCCGCGCGCATGCACCACGCGGTGCGGGCGACCGGCGTGCAGCCGAACGTCTACCCGACCCTGTCGAGCATCTGGTTCTACGCCCGCGAGGCCAGCCCCGAGCGCGCCAAGGTCCTCATGGACAAGATCACCCGCTGCGCGGAGGCGGCCGCGCTGGCGACCGGCACCCGCATGGAGACCAAGCTCCAGGGCGCGGTGTGGAACAAGCTCGGCAACAAGCGCGGCACCGAGCTGATGCACGCGAACATGGTGCAGATCGGCGCGCCCTCGTTCTCCGCCGCCGACCAGCGCTTCGGCCGGGCGCTGCAGCGGGCGAACGGGGCACCGGAGGACGGCTTCCCCGAGGAGATCGCCGACCTGCGCCCGCCGTCCCCGGTGTTCACCGGCGGCGGCTCGACCGACGTCGCGGACATCAGCTGGCAGGTGCCCACGATCCAGATGGGCACGGCGCACGAGCCGCCGGGGACCTTCAACCACTCGTGGCACCGCACCGCCTGCGGCGCCGCCAGCCCCGGGCACGTGGCCACCATGGCGGCCGCGCGCTACCTCGCCGGCACCGTCGTCGACCTGCTCACGCAGCCCGCGGTCGTGCGCGAGATGCGCGAGGAGTTCGAGCAGCGCCGGTCCCAGGTCGAGTGGCGCAGCCTGCTGCCCTCGGACTACCGGATCCCGCTGTACCAGCCGCCCGCGTGGTTCCTCGAGCGCACCGGTCAGGCCTGGCCGCCCACCGCGGAGGGGGTCGAGTGGCCGCCGCGCCGGCTGGTGCAGACCGTGCCGCGCGACGACCTCGGCCCGTCGGTGCCGCCGGAGAACCAGCCGGTGCCGCAGCTGGAGTGA